The following are from one region of the Pseudazoarcus pumilus genome:
- a CDS encoding SDR family oxidoreductase, translated as MKRILIVGATSAIATACARLWAAEGAELFLVARNAERLAETVADLTPRGAAAVHGFELDVNDVHRHADMLEACAAALQQIDIVLIAHGTLPDQAACEADTELMLAEFATNAGATLALLNRLAARLEMQRCGTLAVISSVAGDRGRASNYVYGSAKAAVTACCEGLRARLFRHGVHVVTIKPGFVDTPMTRDLPLPRPLVISAEQAAARIVAGIARRRAVLYVPAFWAAIMFVIRSLPQPIFKRLRL; from the coding sequence ATGAAACGCATTCTGATCGTCGGCGCCACGTCCGCCATCGCCACCGCCTGCGCCCGCCTGTGGGCGGCCGAGGGCGCCGAGTTGTTCCTCGTCGCGCGCAATGCCGAGCGTCTGGCCGAGACGGTGGCCGACCTCACCCCGCGCGGCGCGGCCGCGGTGCACGGCTTCGAACTGGACGTCAACGACGTCCACCGCCACGCGGACATGCTCGAAGCGTGCGCGGCCGCGCTGCAGCAGATCGACATCGTGCTGATCGCGCACGGCACGCTGCCCGACCAGGCCGCCTGCGAAGCCGACACCGAGCTCATGCTGGCCGAGTTCGCGACCAATGCCGGCGCCACGCTCGCGCTGCTCAACCGGCTCGCCGCGCGGCTCGAGATGCAGCGCTGCGGTACGCTGGCCGTGATCTCCTCGGTGGCAGGAGATCGCGGGCGCGCGTCCAACTATGTCTACGGCAGCGCCAAGGCGGCCGTCACGGCCTGCTGCGAGGGCCTGCGCGCGCGCCTGTTCCGCCACGGCGTGCATGTCGTGACCATCAAGCCCGGATTCGTCGACACGCCGATGACGCGCGACCTGCCGCTGCCACGGCCGCTCGTGATCAGTGCGGAGCAGGCCGCCGCGCGCATCGTCGCCGGCATCGCGCGGCGGCGCGCTGTGCTCTACGTGCCCGCATTCTGGGCCGCGATCATGTTCGTGATCCGCAGCCTGCCGCAACCCATCTTCAAGCGGCTGCGGCTGTGA
- a CDS encoding FAD-binding oxidoreductase: MSGTVHCWGHQPAIAQTPHAPVWRDETPGQLAALHARFGTTLPFGNGRSYGDSCLAASDHVLHLARLDRFIATDWSRGIVRAEAGMQLATLITAALGHGWFVPVTPGTRFVTLGGALANDVHGKNHHRRGTFGRHVRAFGLLRSDDGTLECTPQTRPELFAASIGGLGLTGIVTWVELQLMPVRTGWLDTVTQRFGRIDDFFRLSAELDPLHEYTVAWIDCLARSARGVYFAGDHAEFGPDAPSPGRVWGVPATPPVSLMNRASLALFNQAYWRAHPAQPRRARSWYQPFFYPLDRIARWNRIYGRRGFQQFQCVLPDAAAEPALRELLGAIAAHGRGSFLAVLKRCGDLASPGLLSFPMAGHSLALDFPHDPALEALFERLDAIVHEAGGRLYPAKDAHMSGQHFRHAYPAWERLERLRDPALMSRFWQRVTT; encoded by the coding sequence ATGAGCGGCACCGTGCATTGCTGGGGGCACCAGCCAGCCATCGCGCAGACGCCCCACGCACCGGTCTGGCGGGACGAGACACCCGGCCAGCTGGCTGCACTGCACGCACGCTTCGGCACGACCCTGCCTTTCGGCAACGGTCGCAGCTATGGCGACAGCTGCCTCGCGGCGAGCGATCACGTGCTCCATCTGGCGCGGCTCGACCGCTTCATCGCCACCGACTGGTCACGCGGCATCGTGCGCGCCGAGGCCGGCATGCAGCTTGCCACGCTGATCACGGCTGCGCTCGGGCACGGCTGGTTCGTGCCGGTCACGCCGGGCACGCGCTTCGTCACGCTCGGAGGCGCACTCGCCAACGACGTACATGGCAAGAACCACCACCGGCGCGGCACCTTCGGCCGCCACGTGCGCGCCTTCGGACTGCTGCGCAGCGACGACGGCACGCTCGAATGCACGCCGCAGACACGCCCCGAACTGTTCGCCGCCAGCATCGGCGGGCTCGGTCTGACCGGCATCGTGACCTGGGTGGAACTGCAGCTCATGCCGGTGCGCACCGGCTGGCTGGACACCGTCACGCAACGCTTCGGGCGCATCGACGACTTCTTCCGGCTGTCGGCCGAACTCGACCCGTTGCACGAATACACGGTGGCGTGGATCGACTGCCTCGCGCGCTCGGCTCGCGGGGTCTATTTCGCCGGCGACCACGCCGAGTTCGGGCCCGATGCGCCGTCGCCCGGACGTGTCTGGGGCGTGCCGGCGACGCCACCCGTGTCCCTCATGAACCGCGCTTCCCTGGCGCTGTTCAACCAGGCCTACTGGCGCGCACACCCGGCGCAGCCGCGCCGCGCACGCAGCTGGTACCAGCCCTTCTTCTATCCGCTCGACCGCATCGCCCGCTGGAATCGCATCTACGGCCGACGCGGCTTCCAGCAGTTCCAGTGCGTGCTGCCCGACGCGGCGGCCGAGCCGGCGCTGCGCGAGTTGCTCGGCGCCATCGCCGCACACGGGCGCGGCTCCTTTCTCGCCGTGCTCAAGCGCTGCGGCGATCTGGCATCGCCAGGGCTGCTGTCCTTCCCGATGGCGGGCCACTCGCTCGCGCTCGACTTTCCGCATGATCCCGCGCTGGAGGCGCTGTTCGAGCGCCTCGACGCCATCGTGCACGAGGCCGGCGGTCGCCTCTACCCGGCCAAGGACGCACACATGTCCGGGCAGCACTTCCGCCACGCCTACCCCGCATGGGAACGGCTCGAACGGCTGCGCGACCCGGCCCTGATGTCCCGCTTCTGGCAGAGAGTCACGACATGA
- a CDS encoding UbiA family prenyltransferase translates to MSSKSVPLVIDLDGTLLRTDLLIESGLSFVRDNPARALAPLMWLRHGKAALKERLAAETDVDPSVLPYESEVLALIDAARRDGRRVVLATASHARLAQAVAEHLDCFDEVLATRDGENLSAHRKRDRLVERFGERGFDYAGNGTADLPVWAAARQAYVVNARGGVERRAHDAGNVAGVIAPRVPRAADWIAALRLHQWAKNLLLFVPLITSHQFADPALLGQALLAFVLFGLCASSVYLLNDLLDLGDDRHHRSKRLRPFAAGRLPVEAGVIASPALLVLAFGIAMLTLPWAFVGVLAAYYSLTLAYSLRLKRIVAVDVIVLAALYTLRIVAGAAALGIALTFWILAFSMFVFLSLALLKRYTELRDAREDGCTEKTRGRDYHPDDLEMIAPLGAAAGYLAVLVLALYINEPTTAAQYAQPELIWFACPLLLFWITRVWMLAHRGAVHDDPVLFALRDRSSLIVGVLFAAVFWIAA, encoded by the coding sequence ATGTCCTCCAAGTCCGTCCCGCTGGTCATCGATCTCGATGGCACGCTGCTGCGTACCGATCTGCTGATCGAATCCGGGCTGTCCTTCGTGCGCGACAATCCGGCCCGCGCGCTCGCGCCGCTGATGTGGTTGCGGCACGGCAAGGCCGCGCTCAAGGAGCGTCTGGCTGCCGAGACCGACGTCGACCCCAGCGTCCTGCCCTACGAATCCGAGGTGCTGGCGCTGATCGACGCGGCCAGGCGCGACGGTCGGCGCGTGGTACTGGCAACGGCCAGTCACGCCCGACTGGCACAGGCCGTGGCCGAGCATCTGGATTGTTTCGACGAGGTTCTCGCGACCCGCGACGGTGAGAACCTGTCGGCCCATCGCAAGCGCGACCGGCTGGTCGAGCGATTCGGTGAACGCGGTTTCGACTATGCCGGCAATGGCACCGCCGACCTGCCGGTGTGGGCCGCGGCGCGGCAGGCCTATGTGGTCAATGCGCGCGGCGGGGTCGAGCGGCGTGCGCATGATGCCGGCAACGTCGCCGGTGTGATCGCGCCACGGGTACCGCGCGCGGCCGACTGGATCGCCGCGCTGCGCCTGCACCAGTGGGCCAAGAACCTGCTGCTGTTCGTGCCGCTGATCACGTCCCACCAGTTCGCTGATCCCGCGCTGCTGGGCCAGGCGTTGCTGGCATTCGTGCTCTTCGGACTGTGCGCATCCAGCGTGTATCTGCTCAACGACCTGCTCGACCTGGGCGACGACCGGCATCACCGCAGCAAGCGCCTGCGGCCGTTCGCGGCGGGCCGGCTGCCGGTCGAGGCTGGCGTGATCGCCAGCCCGGCATTGCTGGTTTTGGCTTTCGGCATCGCCATGCTGACACTGCCATGGGCCTTCGTCGGCGTTCTGGCCGCCTACTACTCGCTGACGCTGGCCTATTCCCTGCGGCTCAAGCGCATCGTGGCGGTCGACGTCATCGTGCTCGCGGCCCTGTACACGCTGCGCATCGTCGCGGGTGCCGCCGCGCTGGGCATCGCGCTGACCTTCTGGATCCTCGCCTTCTCGATGTTCGTGTTCCTCAGCCTGGCGCTGCTCAAGCGCTATACGGAACTGCGCGACGCCCGCGAGGACGGATGCACGGAAAAGACCCGCGGTCGCGACTATCACCCCGACGACCTCGAGATGATCGCACCGCTGGGCGCCGCGGCCGGCTATCTGGCAGTACTCGTGCTCGCGCTCTACATCAACGAGCCCACGACGGCCGCACAGTATGCCCAGCCGGAACTGATCTGGTTCGCCTGCCCGCTGCTGCTGTTCTGGATCACGCGCGTGTGGATGCTCGCCCACCGCGGCGCCGTGCATGACGACCCGGTGCTGTTCGCACTGCGCGACCGCAGCAGCCTGATCGTCGGCGTGCTGTTTGCCGCGGTGTTCTGGATCGCGGCATGA
- a CDS encoding LbetaH domain-containing protein — MTPSHAAPILILGTSRFSEEVAEWVDETPGLDMAGFVENLDREKCGTLLLGRPVHWIDALASMPRELSLLCGLGTTRRQRYIEQVAPLALPFATLVHPSAHVAPSARVGAGGLIGPGAMLATRVVLADHALVNKGAIIGHHSHIGAGVTIGLGARLGGGCVVEDGAYIAMGAILLENVRVGAGALVSAGALVTHDVPAHTQVMGMPARVVREGVDGR, encoded by the coding sequence ATGACGCCCTCCCATGCGGCACCCATCCTCATTCTGGGTACCTCCCGCTTTTCCGAAGAAGTCGCCGAGTGGGTCGACGAAACTCCCGGGCTGGACATGGCCGGCTTCGTCGAGAACCTCGATCGGGAAAAGTGCGGCACGCTGCTGCTGGGCAGGCCCGTGCACTGGATCGACGCGCTGGCCTCGATGCCGCGGGAGTTGAGCCTGCTGTGTGGACTGGGCACCACCCGGCGGCAGCGCTACATCGAGCAGGTTGCCCCGCTGGCGCTGCCTTTCGCCACCCTGGTCCACCCGTCCGCGCATGTTGCCCCCAGTGCCCGTGTTGGTGCGGGCGGCCTGATCGGCCCCGGTGCCATGCTCGCGACCCGTGTCGTCCTCGCCGACCACGCCCTGGTCAACAAGGGCGCGATCATCGGCCACCACTCGCACATTGGCGCCGGCGTCACCATTGGTCTGGGCGCACGCCTGGGCGGCGGCTGCGTGGTGGAAGACGGTGCCTACATCGCCATGGGCGCGATCCTGCTGGAGAATGTCCGCGTCGGCGCCGGCGCACTGGTTTCCGCAGGGGCCTTGGTCACCCACGACGTGCCGGCACATACCCAGGTGATGGGCATGCCGGCCCGTGTCGTGCGCGAGGGTGTCGATGGTCGCTGA
- a CDS encoding sugar-transfer associated ATP-grasp domain-containing protein, with protein sequence MAALIFRYASRWRNLRYHIRNAPWDELHAYERQRSGRSWLPWRDLLLAAWRHGASFDDYYLLRFFEKSRAQRREYLTLSLYYELERQKNRLDKAMILRDKARFARHFRDLLGRRVWTWEELCRLDADERPPDRLVIKNRWGVRGRGIHFPEQRFPDWAAVRAHVAETVERPEHYLCEAYVHQHPLLAALNPGTVNTLRVVTWQAGGQVSVWGTILRVGRGRGPDNWARGGLAAWVDDDGTISRLAVPKNPFEAHVETHADSRLPITGLSIPGIDEIRRLAIESANRLPEVQSIGWDIALGQDGPCLIEGNDRWSHQLLQATLGHGCRHLADAVGEMHQVYE encoded by the coding sequence ATGGCCGCCCTGATCTTCCGTTACGCCTCGCGCTGGCGGAACCTGCGCTACCACATCCGCAATGCCCCCTGGGACGAGCTCCATGCCTACGAGCGCCAGCGCAGCGGCCGATCCTGGTTGCCGTGGCGGGATCTGCTGCTCGCCGCATGGCGTCATGGCGCGAGCTTCGATGATTATTACCTGCTGCGTTTCTTCGAAAAATCGCGCGCCCAGCGGCGGGAGTATCTGACCCTGTCGCTGTATTACGAGCTCGAGCGGCAGAAGAACCGGCTGGACAAGGCCATGATCCTGCGTGACAAGGCGCGTTTCGCACGTCACTTTCGCGACCTGCTCGGACGGCGGGTATGGACCTGGGAAGAACTGTGCCGGCTGGATGCCGATGAACGGCCGCCGGACCGGCTGGTGATCAAGAACCGATGGGGCGTCCGGGGACGGGGCATTCATTTCCCGGAGCAACGCTTCCCGGACTGGGCCGCCGTGCGCGCCCACGTCGCGGAAACCGTTGAGCGCCCCGAGCACTACCTGTGCGAAGCTTACGTTCATCAACACCCGCTTCTCGCCGCTCTCAACCCCGGCACGGTCAACACCCTGCGGGTGGTGACCTGGCAGGCCGGAGGTCAGGTATCGGTCTGGGGCACGATACTGCGGGTCGGTCGGGGGCGCGGGCCGGACAACTGGGCTCGCGGCGGCCTGGCTGCCTGGGTGGACGACGATGGCACGATCAGCCGTCTCGCGGTGCCGAAGAACCCGTTCGAAGCCCATGTCGAAACGCATGCGGACAGCCGCCTGCCGATCACCGGTCTGAGCATTCCGGGAATCGACGAAATCCGGCGTCTGGCCATCGAAAGCGCGAACCGGTTGCCTGAGGTGCAAAGCATCGGCTGGGACATCGCCCTCGGTCAGGACGGCCCCTGCCTGATCGAAGGCAACGACCGCTGGTCGCATCAATTGCTTCAGGCCACCCTCGGTCACGGCTGTCGCCATCTCGCCGACGCGGTGGGAGAGATGCATCAGGTGTACGAATAG
- a CDS encoding amino acid aminotransferase, whose translation MSASIFANVEMAPRDPILGLTEAFKDDTRAEKVNLGVGVYQDDNGKIPLLECVKAAEKARVEAGLPRGYQPIEGAAAYNAAVQNLLFGDDAELVKSGRVITFETLGGTGALKVGGDYLRRLYPEAKLYISDPSWENHRAVFENAGFTVETYAYYDPATRGANFPAMKAALEALPAHSVVVLHACCHNPTGADISESQWGEVVEACRKNDLIPFLDIAYQGFADGPEQDTAAVRMFADSGMQFLVASSFSKNFSLYGERVGALSIVTENKEEAARVLSQVKRVIRTNYSNPPTHGGAVVTAVLNSPELRKQWEGELAAMRQRILDMRHSLVDKLKAAGVEQDFSFITEQRGMFSYTGLTPEHVERMRDEFGIYAVKSGRICLAALNSRNVDYVAKAIATVVSK comes from the coding sequence ATGTCTGCATCGATCTTCGCCAACGTCGAGATGGCCCCGCGCGACCCCATCCTGGGTCTGACCGAGGCCTTCAAGGACGACACCCGCGCCGAAAAGGTCAACCTGGGCGTCGGCGTCTACCAGGACGACAACGGCAAGATTCCGCTGCTCGAATGCGTCAAGGCCGCCGAAAAGGCCCGCGTCGAAGCCGGCCTGCCGCGCGGCTACCAGCCCATCGAGGGTGCGGCCGCCTACAACGCCGCCGTGCAGAACCTGCTCTTCGGCGACGATGCCGAACTGGTCAAGTCCGGCCGCGTGATCACCTTCGAGACGCTCGGCGGCACCGGCGCGCTCAAGGTCGGCGGCGACTACCTGCGCCGCCTCTACCCCGAGGCCAAACTCTACATTTCCGATCCGAGCTGGGAAAACCACCGCGCCGTGTTCGAGAACGCAGGCTTCACCGTCGAGACCTACGCCTACTACGATCCGGCCACGCGCGGCGCCAACTTCCCCGCGATGAAGGCCGCCCTCGAAGCCCTGCCGGCGCACTCCGTCGTCGTGCTGCACGCCTGCTGCCACAACCCCACCGGCGCGGACATCAGCGAATCGCAGTGGGGCGAAGTCGTCGAGGCATGCCGCAAGAACGACCTGATCCCCTTCCTCGACATTGCCTACCAGGGCTTCGCCGACGGCCCCGAGCAGGATACCGCCGCGGTGCGCATGTTCGCCGACAGTGGCATGCAGTTCCTCGTCGCCAGTTCGTTCTCCAAGAACTTCTCGCTCTACGGCGAGCGCGTCGGCGCGCTGTCGATCGTCACCGAGAACAAGGAAGAGGCCGCTCGCGTGCTGTCGCAGGTCAAGCGCGTGATCCGCACCAACTACTCCAACCCGCCGACCCACGGCGGCGCCGTCGTCACCGCCGTGCTCAATTCGCCGGAACTGCGCAAGCAATGGGAAGGCGAACTGGCCGCGATGCGCCAGCGCATCCTCGACATGCGCCACAGCCTCGTCGACAAGCTCAAGGCCGCCGGCGTCGAGCAGGACTTCTCGTTCATCACCGAACAGCGCGGCATGTTCTCCTACACCGGCCTGACGCCGGAGCACGTCGAGCGCATGCGTGACGAGTTCGGCATCTACGCCGTCAAATCCGGCCGCATCTGCCTGGCCGCGCTCAATTCGCGCAACGTCGACTACGTCGCCAAGGCCATCGCGACCGTGGTCTCGAAGTAA
- the uvrB gene encoding excinuclease ABC subunit UvrB — MTSSTDSASVLHYEGSPFRLHQPFPPAGDQPAAIEKLLEGLGDGLMFQTLLGVTGSGKTYTMANVIARCGRPALVLAPNKTLAAQLYAEFREFLPENAVEYFVSYYDYYQPEAYVPSRDLFIEKDSSINEHIEQMRLSATKSLMERRDVVIVATVSCIYGIGDPVDYHAMVLHLREGESIGHRDLIARLVAMQYTRNDVDFQRGCFRVRGDVIDVFPAENAELAVRIEMFDDEIEHLTLFDPLTGHLKHKLARFTVYPSSHYVTPRETVLRAIDGIKAELKGRREQFHRAGKLVEAQRIEQRTLFDLEMLAEMGFCKGIENYSRHLSGRAPGEPPPTLIDYLPPDALLFVDESHVAIPQIGGMYKGDRSRKENLVEYGFRLPSAVDNRPLKFDEFERLMPQTVFVSATPADYEAVHQGQVVEQVVRPTGLVDPLIEVRPATTQVDDLLSEIKRRVAVEERVLVTVLTKRMAEDLTEYFAENGIRVRYLHSDIDTVERVEIIRDLRLGEFDVLVGINLLREGLDIPEVSLVAILDADKEGFLRSSRSLIQTIGRAARHLHGTAILYGDRVTRSMQAAMEETERRRNKQIAFNQANGVTPRSVSKRIKDIIDGVYAGENDDVKASRVADSARVDYALLDERALSKAIKKLEKAMQEHARNLEFEQAAAARDELFRLRQRAFGADVHGGGGGAA, encoded by the coding sequence ATGACAAGTTCGACGGACAGCGCCAGCGTGCTGCACTACGAGGGCAGTCCATTCCGTCTGCACCAGCCCTTTCCGCCCGCCGGCGACCAGCCGGCGGCCATCGAGAAGCTCCTCGAAGGCCTCGGCGACGGACTGATGTTCCAGACCCTGCTCGGTGTGACCGGCTCGGGCAAGACCTACACCATGGCCAACGTCATCGCGCGCTGCGGCCGGCCCGCGCTGGTGCTCGCACCCAACAAGACGCTCGCCGCACAGCTCTACGCGGAGTTTCGCGAGTTCCTGCCCGAGAACGCGGTCGAGTACTTCGTCAGCTACTACGACTACTACCAGCCCGAGGCCTACGTGCCCTCGCGCGACCTGTTCATCGAGAAGGATTCGTCGATCAACGAACACATCGAGCAGATGCGCCTGTCGGCCACCAAGAGCCTGATGGAACGGCGTGATGTGGTCATCGTAGCGACCGTGTCGTGCATCTACGGCATCGGCGACCCGGTCGATTATCACGCGATGGTGCTGCATCTGCGCGAAGGGGAGAGCATTGGCCATCGCGACCTGATCGCTCGCCTGGTGGCGATGCAATACACGCGTAACGACGTGGATTTCCAGCGCGGCTGCTTTCGCGTGCGCGGCGACGTGATCGACGTCTTTCCGGCCGAGAACGCGGAACTTGCGGTGCGCATCGAGATGTTCGACGACGAGATCGAGCACCTGACGCTGTTCGATCCGCTGACCGGGCATCTCAAGCACAAGCTCGCGCGCTTCACGGTGTATCCCTCCAGCCACTACGTGACCCCGCGCGAGACGGTGCTGCGCGCCATCGACGGCATCAAGGCCGAGTTGAAGGGGCGGCGCGAGCAGTTCCATCGTGCCGGCAAGCTCGTCGAGGCGCAGCGCATCGAGCAGCGCACGCTGTTCGACCTCGAGATGCTCGCCGAAATGGGTTTCTGCAAGGGCATCGAGAACTATTCGCGCCATCTGTCGGGCCGTGCGCCCGGCGAGCCGCCACCGACGCTGATCGACTACCTGCCGCCGGACGCGCTGCTCTTCGTGGATGAGTCGCACGTGGCGATCCCGCAAATCGGCGGCATGTACAAGGGCGACCGCTCGCGCAAGGAGAATCTGGTCGAGTACGGCTTCCGCCTGCCCTCGGCGGTGGACAACCGCCCGCTCAAGTTCGACGAGTTCGAGCGGCTGATGCCGCAGACCGTCTTCGTCTCGGCCACGCCTGCCGACTACGAGGCCGTGCATCAGGGGCAGGTCGTCGAGCAGGTGGTGCGGCCCACCGGTCTGGTCGATCCGCTCATCGAGGTGCGGCCGGCCACCACGCAGGTCGACGACCTGCTCTCCGAGATCAAGCGTCGTGTCGCGGTCGAGGAGCGCGTGCTGGTCACCGTGCTGACCAAGCGCATGGCCGAGGACCTGACCGAGTACTTCGCCGAGAACGGCATCCGCGTGCGTTACCTGCACTCGGACATCGACACCGTCGAGCGCGTCGAGATCATCCGCGATCTGCGTCTGGGCGAGTTCGACGTGCTGGTCGGCATCAACCTGCTGCGAGAGGGGCTGGACATCCCCGAGGTATCGCTGGTGGCGATCCTCGACGCCGACAAGGAAGGCTTTTTGCGTTCCTCGCGCTCGCTGATCCAGACCATCGGGCGCGCCGCGCGCCACCTGCACGGCACCGCCATCCTCTACGGCGACCGCGTCACGCGCTCGATGCAAGCGGCGATGGAGGAGACCGAACGGCGCCGCAACAAGCAGATCGCCTTCAACCAGGCCAACGGCGTGACCCCGCGCAGCGTGTCCAAGCGCATCAAGGACATCATCGACGGCGTCTACGCCGGCGAGAACGACGACGTCAAGGCCAGTCGCGTGGCCGACAGTGCGCGCGTCGACTACGCCTTGCTCGACGAGAGGGCGCTTTCCAAGGCCATCAAGAAGCTCGAAAAGGCCATGCAGGAGCATGCGCGCAACCTCGAGTTCGAACAGGCGGCGGCCGCGCGCGACGAGTTGTTCCGCCTGCGCCAGCGCGCCTTCGGCGCGGATGTGCATGGCGGCGGAGGAGGGGCGGCATGA
- a CDS encoding low molecular weight protein-tyrosine-phosphatase, whose product MSAQIVLPEDRPLRVLFVCTGNICRSPTAEAVARRLFAAAGLDGRVEFDSAGTHGYHVGEAPDPRAMAFAAKHGYDLSGLRARRVEVDDFARFDLLLAMDRGHHAQMLAMCPTERAHRVAMFTGFADEVADRDVPDPYYGGEDGFREVLDLCERGVRGLLGTVETGR is encoded by the coding sequence ATGAGCGCGCAGATCGTCCTTCCCGAGGATCGGCCCTTGCGCGTGCTGTTCGTGTGCACCGGCAACATCTGTCGTTCGCCCACGGCCGAGGCGGTGGCGCGCCGGCTGTTCGCCGCGGCGGGGCTGGACGGGCGCGTCGAGTTCGATTCGGCCGGCACCCACGGCTACCACGTCGGCGAAGCGCCCGATCCGCGCGCCATGGCGTTCGCCGCGAAGCATGGCTACGACCTGTCGGGGCTGCGTGCGCGCCGCGTCGAGGTCGACGATTTCGCGCGTTTCGATCTGCTGCTCGCGATGGATCGCGGGCACCATGCGCAGATGCTGGCCATGTGTCCGACGGAGCGCGCGCATCGCGTGGCGATGTTCACGGGTTTCGCCGACGAGGTGGCCGACAGGGATGTGCCCGACCCGTACTACGGGGGCGAGGACGGCTTTCGCGAAGTGCTCGATCTGTGCGAACGGGGTGTGCGCGGCCTGCTCGGCACCGTGGAGACAGGGCGATGA
- a CDS encoding GntR family transcriptional regulator, giving the protein MPRPARKSAAPNGSPRDPETQAQHAYRQIEEMIVTLEMPPGSRISEKSVSAQLGIGRTPVREALQRLAYERTIKVLPRSGVMVSEIDVAEHFKLIEVRRELERILVGRSARLAEPAACKRFAELAERFLEAAEKEDESIFLPTDAEFNALVAATARNDYAAAAMRPLQAQTRRFWYLYFRQVGDLAKVSRLHAEIAMAISRKDENEAREASDRLIDYVEQYTYRTMRALL; this is encoded by the coding sequence ATGCCCAGACCCGCCCGCAAGAGCGCTGCCCCCAACGGCTCCCCGCGTGATCCCGAGACGCAGGCCCAGCACGCCTATCGTCAGATCGAAGAGATGATCGTCACGCTGGAGATGCCGCCGGGCAGCCGCATCTCGGAAAAATCGGTCAGTGCGCAGCTCGGTATCGGGCGTACGCCGGTGCGCGAGGCACTGCAGCGGCTGGCCTACGAGCGCACCATCAAGGTGTTGCCACGTTCCGGCGTGATGGTGTCCGAGATCGACGTGGCAGAACACTTCAAGCTCATCGAGGTGCGGCGCGAACTCGAGCGCATCCTGGTGGGGCGTTCCGCGCGTCTGGCCGAACCGGCGGCGTGCAAGCGTTTCGCAGAGCTGGCCGAGCGCTTCCTGGAAGCGGCCGAGAAGGAGGACGAATCGATCTTCCTGCCCACCGATGCCGAATTCAACGCGCTGGTGGCTGCGACCGCACGCAACGACTACGCTGCCGCCGCGATGCGGCCCCTGCAGGCGCAGACGCGCCGCTTCTGGTATCTGTACTTCCGTCAGGTGGGCGATCTGGCCAAGGTTTCGCGGCTGCACGCCGAGATCGCGATGGCGATTTCCCGCAAGGACGAGAACGAGGCACGTGAGGCCTCCGACCGCCTGATCGATTACGTCGAGCAGTACACCTATCGCACCATGCGCGCCTTGCTATAG
- a CDS encoding TRAP transporter substrate-binding protein: protein MLKTSLLAGGAAATAGFPAIASAQQTFNFKMTTTWPAGTPYYQSGPGSAEAFAKRVEDMSNGRLKIKVYAAGELVPAFEGFDAASAGIVEMNHGVSYYWAGKTFAAQYFATVPFGMSFMGHHAWLYHGGGIDLWNEVYKPFNVVAMPVGCSGVQMTGWFKKPVESVSDFNGLKMRIPGLAGRMYADLGVDVKLLPGGEIFPALERGVIDAAEWVGPYLDRRLGLQNAAKYYYTTGWHEPATTSEIVINQGAWDKLPKDLQAIVRAAADATNQEGLLWLDAKNGEALSDMVDNFDVKIARLPDDVIKALRESARTTLEDAAAKDPMVKKVHESFFNFKKNHDKWNQISETTFQTTVR, encoded by the coding sequence ATGCTTAAGACTTCCCTGCTGGCCGGTGGCGCGGCCGCGACTGCGGGCTTCCCCGCGATCGCCAGCGCGCAGCAGACCTTCAACTTCAAGATGACGACCACCTGGCCGGCCGGTACGCCGTACTACCAGTCCGGTCCGGGCAGTGCCGAGGCCTTCGCCAAGCGGGTCGAGGACATGTCCAACGGCCGCCTCAAGATCAAGGTGTATGCTGCCGGTGAGCTGGTGCCGGCCTTCGAGGGCTTCGACGCGGCCTCGGCGGGCATCGTCGAGATGAACCACGGCGTGTCCTACTACTGGGCCGGCAAGACCTTCGCCGCGCAGTACTTCGCCACCGTGCCGTTCGGCATGAGCTTCATGGGTCACCATGCCTGGCTGTATCACGGCGGCGGCATCGACCTGTGGAACGAGGTCTACAAGCCGTTCAACGTGGTTGCGATGCCGGTCGGTTGCTCGGGTGTGCAGATGACCGGCTGGTTCAAGAAGCCGGTCGAGAGTGTGTCCGACTTCAATGGCCTGAAGATGCGCATTCCGGGCCTGGCCGGTCGCATGTACGCGGATCTGGGCGTGGACGTGAAGCTGCTGCCCGGTGGCGAGATCTTCCCGGCACTGGAGCGTGGCGTGATCGACGCGGCCGAGTGGGTCGGTCCCTATCTGGACCGTCGTCTGGGCCTGCAGAACGCGGCCAAGTACTACTACACGACGGGCTGGCACGAGCCGGCAACGACCTCCGAGATCGTCATCAACCAGGGCGCCTGGGACAAGCTTCCCAAGGACCTGCAGGCCATCGTCCGCGCCGCGGCCGATGCCACCAACCAGGAAGGCCTGCTGTGGCTCGACGCGAAGAACGGCGAAGCACTGTCCGACATGGTCGACAACTTCGACGTCAAGATCGCGCGTCTGCCTGACGACGTGATCAAGGCGCTGCGCGAGTCTGCCCGCACGACGCTGGAAGACGCCGCAGCCAAGGACCCGATGGTCAAGAAGGTCCACGAGTCGTTCTTCAACTTCAAGAAGAACCACGACAAGTGGAACCAGATCTCCGAGACCACCTTCCAGACCACCGTCCGCTAA